The proteins below are encoded in one region of Thermodesulfovibrio thiophilus DSM 17215:
- the tmcD gene encoding electron transfer complex subunit TmcD — protein MFDWNWEIEDKLVSDLNEWRKKFSLIHEFIVSPDGEKISAPVELEDKKVTVCINGKTWQDTFERVCFMRFLPDSRIVCLILKNYEWTLSVEETVLEETFDYAWNLQFSDDGHTIAFNIKKGDLYGVCVNGKIWENLFFDARDLFISPDGNRTACYVRTKNPPLLDIFSFKEGVWTAGIDGQAWDKNFLSVFGLTFNRASNKVAASVRLDQQDFTVSVDGNLWDEIFSYVWEPIFINKSDVMVPVKLSKGWTMALNGKPIWNKYFVQLWNQRISPDGKKVAAVAAPEFGRWSIVVDGIIWRQTFSQAVLPPVFSPDGAKVAALVRENNKWTVAVDGKPWQEWFDRVWMPQFSPQGNHIAVKAEKEGKFFIVLDGRAGKEIFDMLWDPVFSPDGEKILIRAVSNGKYIRKVCTAGEILG, from the coding sequence ATGTTCGACTGGAATTGGGAAATAGAAGATAAGCTCGTAAGCGATTTAAATGAATGGAGAAAAAAGTTTTCTCTTATTCATGAATTTATTGTCAGTCCTGATGGAGAAAAAATATCAGCACCCGTTGAGCTTGAAGATAAAAAGGTTACTGTTTGCATAAATGGTAAAACATGGCAGGATACATTTGAAAGGGTTTGTTTTATGAGATTTCTTCCTGACAGTAGAATTGTCTGTCTTATCCTTAAAAATTATGAATGGACTCTTTCTGTTGAAGAAACAGTTCTTGAAGAAACCTTTGATTACGCATGGAATCTTCAATTCAGTGATGATGGACATACGATTGCTTTTAATATAAAAAAGGGTGATTTATATGGAGTCTGCGTAAACGGAAAAATATGGGAAAATCTATTTTTTGATGCAAGAGATTTATTCATATCTCCAGATGGTAACAGAACAGCCTGCTATGTAAGAACAAAGAATCCTCCACTTCTTGATATTTTCAGTTTTAAAGAAGGAGTATGGACAGCAGGTATTGATGGACAGGCGTGGGATAAAAACTTTCTTTCTGTTTTTGGATTAACTTTTAACCGGGCCAGCAATAAAGTTGCTGCTTCAGTAAGACTTGATCAGCAGGATTTTACTGTTTCAGTGGATGGCAATCTTTGGGATGAGATATTTTCTTATGTATGGGAACCTATATTTATCAATAAATCAGATGTTATGGTACCTGTTAAATTGTCAAAAGGATGGACAATGGCTTTAAATGGAAAACCAATCTGGAATAAATATTTTGTACAGCTCTGGAATCAAAGAATAAGTCCTGATGGAAAGAAGGTTGCAGCAGTGGCTGCTCCGGAATTTGGACGATGGAGTATAGTTGTTGATGGAATAATCTGGAGACAAACATTCTCTCAGGCAGTCCTGCCTCCGGTGTTTAGCCCTGACGGGGCAAAAGTTGCAGCATTGGTGAGAGAGAACAATAAATGGACTGTAGCTGTTGATGGTAAGCCATGGCAGGAATGGTTTGATAGAGTATGGATGCCTCAATTCAGTCCTCAGGGGAATCACATTGCAGTAAAAGCAGAAAAAGAAGGTAAATTTTTTATTGTCCTTGATGGTAGAGCAGGGAAAGAAATTTTTGATATGTTATGGGACCCTGTTTTTAGCCCTGATGGAGAGAAGATTTTAATAAGGGCAGTAAGCAATGGTAAATACATTAGAAAAGTTTGCACTGCTGGAGAAATTTTAGGATAA
- a CDS encoding class I adenylate-forming enzyme family protein produces MSNYNIQRFQDIFGKNFTYIRGFLRNVEKFPDKPALIDTSHTRTWSYKELNEEANLFAHALLKDKVHKSDVVMYQLMNVPEFAFIYLGCQKIGVINSPINFRLSAGEIAYTIDDSKPAVFLFDISLEENVRYALKLSRHKPGRIISVGQGQCDFAISYDSYIKGQSVDEPMNPPQDAFAEVTRLYTSGTTGRPKGIPLNNINEVLTALNIIINLGLNKNDILMNLSPLFHRGGLHFGGPNPGLYIGATIALIRRFYPKPALEAIEKYRITFIIGVPTMYKVMIEDQKKYHYNLSSLRGVVSMGSPLDRSLCIEMQQIFTPNIFNGYGTSETFQNTLLIPEDLPQMAGTAGRAVFSDDVRVVKVYEDKLAEPDELVEKNNQEVGEVIIRTLTCAYDYYNRPEETEKKFNKDWFYSGDLATWNEQGYITIVSRKDDMIIEAGENIYPIQIEEVVQDHPKVRYCAVVAVPDEERGQVPVAYVVRKDDSLGVEELKKFISKHPMLPAYKRPRYWRFVDSLPITATGKTQHYKLREQAIDDLKKGLLLR; encoded by the coding sequence ATGAGTAATTATAATATCCAGAGATTTCAGGATATTTTTGGTAAGAATTTTACCTACATAAGGGGTTTTTTAAGGAATGTTGAAAAGTTTCCTGATAAACCCGCACTTATTGATACTTCCCATACAAGAACATGGAGCTATAAAGAACTAAATGAAGAGGCAAATCTTTTTGCGCATGCGTTATTAAAAGACAAAGTTCACAAATCCGATGTTGTCATGTATCAGTTGATGAATGTTCCTGAGTTTGCATTTATATATCTGGGATGTCAGAAAATTGGTGTTATTAACAGCCCCATTAACTTTAGACTGTCTGCTGGAGAGATTGCCTATACAATAGATGACTCTAAACCTGCTGTCTTCCTTTTTGATATATCTCTTGAGGAAAATGTAAGATATGCATTGAAACTCAGTAGACATAAACCAGGAAGAATTATCTCAGTTGGTCAGGGACAGTGCGATTTTGCGATTTCCTACGATTCTTATATTAAAGGCCAATCGGTGGATGAACCAATGAATCCTCCTCAAGATGCTTTTGCAGAAGTGACGCGTTTATATACTTCTGGAACTACTGGACGACCAAAGGGAATTCCGTTAAACAATATCAACGAAGTTTTAACTGCTCTTAATATAATCATCAATCTCGGGCTTAATAAAAATGATATTTTAATGAATCTTTCTCCATTGTTTCACCGGGGAGGGCTACATTTTGGAGGTCCGAATCCAGGACTTTATATTGGTGCAACCATTGCATTAATCAGAAGGTTTTATCCAAAGCCTGCTCTGGAGGCAATAGAAAAATACAGAATTACATTCATCATTGGCGTTCCAACCATGTATAAAGTAATGATTGAAGATCAAAAAAAATATCATTACAATTTAAGTTCCTTACGTGGAGTTGTAAGTATGGGGTCTCCACTTGATCGTTCTTTATGTATTGAAATGCAGCAGATTTTTACGCCAAATATTTTCAATGGATACGGTACATCTGAAACATTCCAGAATACGCTTTTAATCCCTGAGGATCTTCCTCAAATGGCTGGAACTGCTGGCAGAGCAGTCTTTTCTGATGATGTAAGGGTTGTTAAAGTTTATGAAGATAAACTTGCCGAACCAGATGAACTGGTAGAGAAAAACAATCAAGAAGTTGGCGAGGTAATTATAAGGACGCTTACATGTGCATATGACTACTATAACAGGCCTGAGGAAACAGAGAAAAAATTTAACAAAGACTGGTTTTATTCAGGTGACCTTGCCACATGGAATGAACAGGGATATATAACAATTGTTTCAAGAAAAGATGATATGATTATTGAAGCAGGAGAGAACATCTATCCAATTCAGATTGAAGAGGTTGTTCAGGACCATCCAAAGGTTAGGTATTGTGCTGTTGTTGCAGTTCCTGATGAAGAAAGAGGGCAGGTTCCTGTGGCTTATGTAGTTAGAAAAGATGATTCTCTTGGTGTTGAGGAACTTAAAAAATTTATTTCAAAACATCCAATGCTTCCTGCTTATAAAAGACCTAGATACTGGAGATTTGTAGATTCTCTTCCCATAACAGCTACAGGCAAAACACAGCACTATAAGCTTCGTGAGCAGGCAATTGATGATTTAAAAAAGGGCTTACTTTTACGCTAA
- a CDS encoding dihydroorotate dehydrogenase electron transfer subunit: MNKVTQAKIVDNESLTDDIFLISLEIPEPIESKPGQFCILRMNERLDPLLGRPFSIFDYEGNIINFLYRVKGKGTEILSKMDKDQNVLLTGPLGRWYPYPEKDFVVIAGGIGLASVYYLMKKFRNRAYFFCGGRSEQEILFYNEVKTFAKEVYISTESGTTGYKGVVTDLFKEKGLMLNLPVYACGPMVMLKELKRIVQGSSIPCYVAVEERMACGIGACLGCAIETREGLKRVCTDGPIFELKELML; this comes from the coding sequence TTGAATAAAGTTACTCAGGCAAAAATAGTAGATAATGAATCCCTAACAGATGATATTTTTCTAATTTCTCTTGAGATTCCTGAGCCAATAGAGTCAAAGCCTGGACAGTTCTGTATTTTAAGAATGAATGAAAGGCTGGATCCTCTTCTTGGTCGACCTTTCAGTATTTTTGATTACGAGGGCAATATAATCAATTTTTTATACAGAGTAAAGGGTAAGGGAACAGAAATTTTAAGCAAAATGGACAAAGATCAGAATGTATTGCTAACTGGTCCGCTTGGAAGATGGTATCCTTATCCTGAAAAAGATTTTGTGGTCATAGCAGGAGGCATTGGACTTGCATCGGTTTATTATTTAATGAAAAAGTTTAGAAACAGAGCTTACTTTTTCTGTGGTGGAAGGTCAGAACAAGAAATACTTTTTTACAATGAAGTTAAAACATTTGCAAAAGAAGTTTATATATCAACAGAATCCGGCACAACTGGCTACAAAGGCGTTGTAACTGATTTATTTAAAGAAAAAGGATTGATGCTGAACCTTCCAGTTTATGCTTGCGGACCCATGGTTATGTTGAAAGAGCTTAAAAGAATTGTTCAGGGAAGTTCTATCCCGTGTTATGTTGCAGTTGAAGAGAGAATGGCCTGCGGAATTGGTGCCTGTCTTGGTTGTGCTATTGAGACCAGGGAGGGATTAAAAAGAGTATGCACGGATGGACCTATTTTTGAACTCAAGGAGCTTATGCTGTGA
- a CDS encoding beta-ketoacyl-[acyl-carrier-protein] synthase family protein, translated as MNPKAVITAMEIITPLGIGLDKCWKRLINGESGINKITLFNPEFHKCKIAGECRDFSSEDFLDKKTISRYDRMFHLFISVALLTAHNFRFKPEHVKEPFRFSIIGASAIGSPASFESNLSAIQSGGPRKVSPFYIINIASNPVAGMVAKIFNARGPQYFLQEACSAGTKAIGLAAKLIELNMIDIAMVIGADAGITPMVIAGLENLGAVVTGIYNNQPEKASRPFDKLRCGFVASEGAGCIIIESYEHALKRGADIFAEIAGFGATCDAYHPVAPEPEALSIVGCIESALKDARVLPEDVDYINAHGTSTVLNDLTETKAIKTVFKDAAYKIPVSSNKSMIGHMWGAAGVVETIFSVKTILEGVIPPTINRENPDPECDLDYVPDLARKKHVDVVLKNSFGFGGINASLIIKSIRR; from the coding sequence ATGAACCCTAAAGCAGTAATAACTGCCATGGAAATTATCACTCCTTTGGGCATTGGTCTTGATAAATGCTGGAAGAGATTAATCAATGGAGAATCAGGGATTAATAAAATAACCCTGTTCAATCCAGAATTTCACAAATGTAAAATTGCTGGCGAGTGCAGAGATTTTAGTTCTGAGGATTTTCTGGATAAAAAAACAATCTCAAGATATGACAGAATGTTTCATCTTTTTATTTCAGTTGCTCTTCTTACTGCTCATAACTTCAGATTTAAGCCAGAACATGTGAAAGAGCCATTTAGATTTTCAATAATTGGAGCAAGTGCTATTGGCTCACCAGCTAGTTTTGAATCTAACTTAAGTGCGATTCAGTCAGGTGGTCCTAGAAAGGTTTCTCCTTTTTATATAATAAATATTGCTTCAAACCCGGTTGCTGGAATGGTTGCAAAAATTTTCAATGCAAGAGGTCCTCAATACTTTCTTCAGGAAGCTTGTTCAGCAGGCACAAAAGCAATTGGACTAGCTGCAAAACTTATTGAGCTGAATATGATTGATATTGCTATGGTTATTGGAGCAGATGCTGGAATCACACCAATGGTCATCGCAGGGCTTGAAAATCTTGGAGCAGTTGTCACAGGAATATATAACAATCAACCTGAGAAAGCGTCAAGACCTTTTGATAAACTTAGATGTGGCTTTGTTGCTTCAGAAGGAGCAGGATGCATAATCATTGAATCATATGAACATGCATTAAAAAGAGGTGCGGATATCTTTGCAGAGATTGCTGGATTTGGGGCAACCTGCGATGCCTATCATCCGGTTGCTCCCGAGCCAGAAGCTTTAAGTATTGTTGGATGCATAGAATCTGCCTTAAAAGATGCTCGGGTCTTGCCAGAAGATGTTGACTACATAAATGCTCATGGAACATCAACAGTTTTAAATGATTTAACAGAAACTAAGGCAATTAAAACAGTTTTTAAAGATGCTGCATATAAAATTCCGGTATCTTCAAACAAATCAATGATCGGACATATGTGGGGTGCTGCCGGAGTGGTTGAAACAATATTTTCGGTGAAAACTATTCTTGAAGGAGTTATTCCACCAACAATAAATCGTGAAAATCCTGATCCAGAATGCGATCTTGATTATGTGCCTGATCTAGCGCGAAAAAAACATGTTGATGTGGTTTTAAAAAATTCATTTGGCTTTGGGGGAATTAATGCATCTTTAATAATCAAATCCATAAGGAGATAA
- a CDS encoding dihydroorotate dehydrogenase, whose translation MTHSLEVQISSLKLKNPVITASGTFGYGLEYSQFIDLNLAGAITVKGLSLNPKQGNPPPRIYETPCGMINSIGLQNIGIDAFVVEKLPFLRKFDTKIIVNFFGENLDEYVEMASKLDATDGIHALEMNVSCPNKSSEWRKMGLEAELLRKAVKEVRAATLKPLIVKLSPQVTDITVMAKICEDEGADAVSLINTIPAMVIDIKSRKSIIGTTTGGLSGPAIRPVAVRMVFEVSRAVKIPVIGMGGIVTADDALQFLIAGARAIAIGTANFINPHATLQVVEGIKKFLFEENIKDINDLIGSFRD comes from the coding sequence GTGACACATTCTCTTGAGGTTCAAATCAGTAGCCTGAAGCTCAAAAATCCTGTTATTACCGCTTCAGGGACTTTTGGTTATGGACTTGAATATTCTCAGTTTATTGATCTCAATTTAGCTGGCGCCATAACAGTAAAAGGACTCTCTCTTAACCCAAAACAGGGAAACCCTCCGCCACGTATATATGAAACACCCTGCGGTATGATTAATTCCATAGGGCTTCAGAACATAGGGATTGATGCTTTTGTTGTCGAAAAATTGCCATTTTTGAGAAAGTTCGATACAAAAATTATAGTTAACTTTTTCGGTGAAAACCTCGATGAGTATGTGGAAATGGCTTCAAAGCTTGATGCTACTGATGGAATTCATGCTCTTGAGATGAATGTTTCCTGCCCAAACAAAAGTAGCGAATGGAGGAAAATGGGGCTTGAAGCAGAACTTTTAAGAAAGGCAGTTAAAGAAGTAAGGGCTGCTACATTGAAACCTTTGATAGTAAAGCTTTCACCTCAGGTAACTGATATAACAGTTATGGCAAAAATCTGCGAAGATGAGGGAGCAGATGCAGTTTCATTAATTAATACAATTCCAGCAATGGTTATTGATATAAAAAGCCGTAAAAGTATTATTGGAACTACTACAGGAGGACTTTCAGGACCCGCTATAAGGCCTGTTGCGGTTAGAATGGTTTTTGAAGTTTCAAGAGCTGTGAAAATTCCTGTAATAGGAATGGGAGGCATAGTAACAGCTGATGATGCTTTGCAGTTTTTGATTGCAGGAGCTAGGGCTATAGCTATAGGAACCGCAAATTTTATCAATCCACATGCTACATTGCAGGTAGTTGAAGGAATTAAAAAGTTTTTGTTTGAAGAAAACATTAAAGATATAAATGATCTCATTGGAAGCTTCAGAGACTAA
- a CDS encoding DNA polymerase ligase N-terminal domain-containing protein, with product MPYFVVHEHHAKHLHFDLRLEKDGVLKSWAIPKGPSMNPKDKRLAIMVEDHDLEYGNFEGVIPEGHYGAGTVYIWDKGQYRTVKGSLEEGQWEIFMEGEILKGNFVFLKIKGRPEQWFFIKKKDNFADYGFKLKLKGGNSGSSTLPQ from the coding sequence ATGCCTTATTTTGTTGTGCATGAGCATCATGCAAAACATCTTCATTTTGATTTAAGACTTGAAAAGGACGGAGTTCTTAAATCATGGGCAATTCCGAAAGGACCTTCAATGAATCCAAAGGACAAAAGGCTTGCAATAATGGTTGAAGACCATGACCTTGAATATGGCAATTTCGAAGGAGTAATCCCGGAAGGTCATTATGGAGCTGGCACAGTTTACATCTGGGATAAAGGACAGTATCGCACTGTAAAAGGCTCCCTTGAAGAGGGACAGTGGGAGATTTTCATGGAAGGTGAGATTCTCAAAGGAAATTTTGTTTTTTTAAAAATCAAAGGCAGACCGGAACAGTGGTTTTTCATAAAAAAGAAGGATAATTTTGCTGACTACGGCTTTAAACTGAAACTTAAAGGAGGGAATTCAGGTTCTTCAACTCTCCCACAGTAA
- a CDS encoding carbohydrate porin: MNKYLIVYLILFLPISGFAADITEKLSISGTETTVYQWLDKSQGDVPNKDRGSTVIDFNVSFRPTDNDEFFIRATFAKGSGFHSESSLYPFTLNPNADDLFVDLHNINGHSRDHLQELWYAHKFNIKEDISLKLTAGIIDSTAFIDDNAYAADEVSQFMNETFVHNPLANLPSYDAGVAAEFETGDFHIRAVGMNSKNDYDRDYNYFALQLGYKLDTEIGEGNYRIYGFTTNKKFDKWQKSEDERLNKGSLKGIGSSFDQQLIKDVLGAFFRAGWQDDSAQIDYNKMVSFGLNLNGSVWGRKDDEVGIGYAYLKSPSKAQLKRTNVFESYVKFKLFSYNVLNSDITLDYQYIQDKYPQEETKAGHIYGLRFNVSF; encoded by the coding sequence ATGAACAAATATCTTATTGTTTACTTAATTTTATTTTTACCCATATCAGGATTTGCAGCAGACATTACAGAGAAGTTATCGATTTCAGGGACAGAGACAACAGTTTACCAATGGCTTGATAAGTCTCAGGGAGATGTTCCTAACAAAGACCGTGGTTCAACTGTCATTGATTTCAACGTATCATTTAGACCTACTGACAATGACGAATTTTTCATAAGGGCAACTTTTGCAAAGGGCAGTGGATTTCACTCTGAAAGCTCACTTTATCCCTTCACACTAAATCCCAATGCAGATGACCTCTTTGTTGACTTGCACAACATTAACGGACACAGCAGAGACCATCTGCAGGAACTCTGGTATGCCCATAAATTCAACATAAAAGAGGATATATCTCTGAAACTCACTGCTGGAATAATAGACTCAACAGCATTCATTGATGACAATGCCTATGCAGCTGATGAAGTTAGTCAATTCATGAATGAAACATTTGTTCACAATCCTCTTGCAAACCTTCCAAGCTATGATGCAGGAGTGGCTGCTGAGTTTGAAACAGGAGATTTTCATATAAGAGCAGTTGGTATGAACTCAAAGAACGACTATGATAGAGATTACAACTACTTTGCTTTACAGTTAGGATATAAGCTTGACACAGAAATTGGTGAAGGTAATTACCGTATTTATGGATTTACAACAAACAAAAAATTTGATAAATGGCAGAAAAGCGAAGATGAAAGGCTAAACAAAGGTAGTTTAAAAGGAATCGGATCATCATTTGACCAACAACTAATAAAAGATGTTCTTGGAGCGTTCTTTCGTGCAGGCTGGCAGGATGACTCTGCCCAGATTGACTACAACAAAATGGTTTCATTTGGATTGAATCTGAATGGTTCTGTATGGGGGAGAAAGGATGATGAAGTAGGGATTGGTTATGCTTATTTAAAAAGTCCCTCAAAAGCACAGTTAAAAAGAACCAATGTGTTTGAGTCCTATGTGAAGTTTAAACTCTTCAGTTATAACGTATTAAACTCTGACATAACTCTTGATTATCAGTACATTCAGGATAAATATCCTCAAGAAGAAACAAAAGCAGGTCATATATACGGACTGAGATTTAATGTCAGTTTCTAA
- a CDS encoding DUF4198 domain-containing protein, whose amino-acid sequence MKMFSNVLTGLILVILITGTAFAHFGVIMPSEDIVEQKDSKKITLKIYFMHPFEQQWLNMEKPKIFGVMFNEEKTDLLNTLINKKVKSKNTWETQFTIKRPGDYIFYLEPQPYWEPAEDKFIAHYPKVVVQALGKEEGWDKEVGLPVEIVPLTRPYGIWAGNVFQGVVKLNGKPLAFADVEVEYFNEGGKVKVPKEPYITQIIKTDANGVFTYAIPRAGWWGFAALQEASYKIRKDGKEYPVEIGGIIWIKAREMK is encoded by the coding sequence ATGAAAATGTTTTCAAATGTTTTGACTGGTTTAATTTTAGTAATACTTATAACAGGTACAGCTTTCGCTCATTTTGGTGTGATTATGCCATCTGAGGACATAGTTGAGCAAAAAGATTCCAAAAAGATAACACTTAAAATCTACTTTATGCATCCCTTTGAACAGCAATGGTTAAATATGGAAAAACCAAAAATCTTTGGGGTAATGTTCAATGAAGAAAAAACTGACCTTTTGAATACCCTTATTAATAAAAAAGTAAAAAGTAAAAATACATGGGAGACTCAATTTACAATAAAACGTCCTGGAGATTACATATTTTATCTTGAGCCTCAACCATACTGGGAACCAGCTGAGGATAAATTCATAGCTCACTATCCAAAAGTTGTAGTTCAGGCATTAGGAAAAGAGGAAGGATGGGATAAAGAAGTAGGTCTTCCAGTAGAAATTGTTCCTCTTACAAGGCCTTATGGAATCTGGGCTGGAAATGTATTTCAGGGAGTTGTCAAACTAAATGGAAAGCCTCTTGCTTTTGCAGATGTTGAGGTCGAATACTTTAATGAGGGTGGGAAAGTTAAAGTACCTAAAGAGCCATATATAACACAGATTATAAAAACAGATGCTAATGGAGTTTTCACCTATGCCATTCCACGTGCAGGATGGTGGGGATTTGCAGCACTTCAAGAAGCTTCATATAAAATTAGAAAAGATGGTAAAGAATATCCTGTTGAAATCGGAGGAATTATCTGGATTAAAGCAAGGGAGATGAAATAA
- the greA gene encoding transcription elongation factor GreA has translation MDRIPITPAGYEKLQEELDRLIKIERPAIIKAIAEARAHGDLSENAEYHAAREKQSFIEGRIQELQAKLARLDVIDPSKINQNRVAFGAKVRIIDLETDEEKEFHLVGPDEADVKNGKISITSPVGKALVGKEVGDQVTIKAPARTFNYEIISISFE, from the coding sequence ATGGATAGAATTCCCATAACTCCTGCGGGTTATGAAAAGCTTCAAGAAGAACTTGACAGACTTATTAAAATAGAGCGTCCAGCAATTATAAAAGCAATTGCAGAAGCAAGGGCTCATGGAGATCTATCTGAAAATGCTGAATATCATGCGGCAAGAGAGAAACAATCATTTATTGAAGGAAGAATACAGGAACTTCAGGCAAAGCTTGCACGTCTTGATGTCATTGATCCATCCAAAATTAATCAAAACAGAGTTGCTTTTGGTGCAAAGGTAAGAATTATAGACCTTGAAACAGATGAAGAAAAGGAGTTTCATCTTGTTGGACCTGATGAAGCGGATGTAAAAAATGGAAAAATTTCAATAACATCTCCTGTTGGTAAAGCACTGGTTGGAAAAGAGGTTGGAGATCAGGTTACTATAAAAGCTCCTGCAAGAACTTTTAACTACGAAATCATTTCAATTAGCTTTGAATAA
- a CDS encoding SAM hydrolase/SAM-dependent halogenase family protein, whose translation MEASETKIITLITDFGYKDPFVGQMKGVILSINPDVRIVDITHNIASHDIEEAAFVLLESFQYFPEGSIHMVIVDPGVGSKRRALIVSADGHYFIAPDNGLLSYIIKDRTFKAFCLENERYILKKESPTFQGRDVFAPASAWLSKGVPVHDFGNKVIDPVVLDTLTTSLDKSRIIGKIVYIDKFGNAITNIKVKAEKIKEVKVKQLILPVVSCYAHSENRLAALVNSNGFVEIFIYKNNAAQLLNLKRDDTVEVLLNG comes from the coding sequence TTGGAAGCTTCAGAGACTAAAATAATAACACTCATCACTGACTTTGGATATAAAGATCCATTTGTGGGACAGATGAAGGGAGTGATTTTATCAATAAATCCTGATGTCCGAATTGTTGACATCACTCATAACATTGCTTCTCATGATATCGAGGAAGCAGCATTTGTTTTACTTGAAAGCTTTCAATACTTTCCAGAAGGCAGTATTCATATGGTTATTGTTGATCCAGGAGTTGGCTCAAAAAGAAGGGCATTGATAGTTTCTGCAGATGGACACTATTTTATCGCACCTGACAATGGGTTACTGAGTTATATAATAAAAGATAGAACATTCAAGGCCTTTTGTCTTGAAAATGAAAGGTATATTTTGAAAAAGGAAAGTCCAACTTTTCAGGGAAGAGATGTTTTTGCTCCTGCATCTGCATGGCTTTCTAAAGGAGTCCCTGTACATGACTTTGGAAATAAGGTCATTGATCCTGTTGTTCTTGATACGTTAACTACCAGCCTTGATAAAAGCAGGATTATCGGGAAAATTGTTTACATTGATAAGTTTGGCAATGCAATAACGAATATTAAAGTAAAAGCAGAGAAGATTAAAGAAGTAAAAGTTAAGCAATTAATTTTACCGGTTGTAAGTTGTTATGCTCACTCTGAGAATAGGCTAGCAGCATTGGTAAATAGCAATGGTTTTGTTGAGATATTTATTTATAAAAATAACGCTGCTCAGCTTTTAAACCTTAAAAGGGATGACACTGTCGAGGTATTACTTAATGGATGA
- the hslO gene encoding Hsp33 family molecular chaperone HslO yields the protein MDEVIKALIKDEHVLAVATICTQTVDYARRIHDTWPTATAALGRVMAGSILLASTLKDNQKIMMQVKGDGPLKEIFAEADWKYRVRGYVKRPHIYMGLKGEKIDVGRAVGKGFLNIIRDLGLREYYQSSVSLQTGEIATDLAYYLNVSEQIPSAVSLGVFVDPDNSVKAAGGFMIQTMPETNIEIIEFLERKLSHVKAVSSMILQGMNPLQILEEAVGLPVEVLDRKEVTYFCPCTKERVLNAIVTLGRDEIQKMIEEEEIIKVECYFCNKKYEVTVGELKNLNSLL from the coding sequence ATGGATGAGGTTATAAAAGCTCTTATAAAAGATGAGCATGTCCTGGCAGTTGCCACTATTTGTACTCAAACAGTTGATTATGCCCGCAGGATTCATGATACATGGCCAACTGCAACTGCAGCTCTGGGAAGAGTCATGGCAGGTTCCATTCTTCTTGCCTCCACATTGAAGGACAATCAGAAAATAATGATGCAGGTAAAAGGAGATGGTCCTTTGAAAGAAATATTCGCTGAAGCAGACTGGAAATATAGAGTGCGTGGTTATGTTAAACGACCTCACATCTATATGGGTCTTAAAGGAGAGAAAATCGATGTTGGAAGAGCTGTTGGAAAAGGTTTTTTAAACATTATCAGAGATCTTGGTTTGAGAGAGTACTATCAAAGCAGTGTAAGTCTGCAAACAGGAGAGATTGCTACCGACCTTGCCTATTATTTGAATGTTTCCGAACAGATTCCCTCTGCTGTATCTCTTGGAGTTTTTGTTGATCCTGACAATTCCGTTAAGGCTGCTGGTGGATTTATGATTCAGACAATGCCTGAGACAAATATAGAGATAATTGAGTTTCTGGAAAGAAAGCTTTCTCATGTCAAAGCAGTTTCATCAATGATTCTTCAAGGCATGAATCCCCTTCAAATTCTCGAAGAAGCTGTTGGTTTACCAGTTGAAGTGCTTGACCGTAAAGAAGTAACATATTTCTGTCCGTGCACAAAGGAAAGAGTTCTAAATGCCATCGTTACACTCGGAAGGGACGAAATTCAAAAAATGATTGAAGAAGAGGAAATAATTAAAGTTGAATGCTACTTTTGTAACAAAAAATATGAAGTTACTGTGGGAGAGTTGAAGAACCTGAATTCCCTCCTTTAA